In Rattus norvegicus strain BN/NHsdMcwi chromosome 1, GRCr8, whole genome shotgun sequence, a genomic segment contains:
- the Or52x1 gene encoding olfactory receptor Olr197, producing the protein MTFSNNSLLLPHTFFLTGIPGLTAAHVWISLPFCFMFVLSLTGNAVLLSLIWKEHRLHQPMFLFLAMLSFVDLVLSLSTLPKMLAIFWFGATAISSYACLSQMFLIHAFSAMESGVLVAMALDRFVAICNPLHYATILTLEVVAKIGGLVALRGVGLTIFFPSLACRLSFCASHTIAYTYCEHMSVVKLACGATTVDSLYAFAVAIFLGVGDVAFIAYSYGQIVKTVMRFPSPEARGKAGSTCTAHVCVILFFYGPGFLSVVMQRFGPSTASAAKVILANLYLLFPPALDPIVYGIKTKQIRECLLTIIGSKKIEPS; encoded by the coding sequence ATGACTTTTTCCAATAATTCTCTTCTTCTTCCACATACTTTCTTCTTGACTGGCATCCCAGGACTGACTGCTGCTCATGTTTGGATATCCCTTCCCTTCTGCTTCATGTTTGTCCTGTCACTAACTGGGAATGCCGTCCTGCTTTCTCTCATCTGGAAAGAACACAGGCTCCATCAGcccatgtttttgtttcttgcaATGCTTTCTTTTGTTGACCTGGTCCTCTCCCTCTCCACGCTGCCCAAGATGCTAGCTATTTTCTGGTTTGGTGCCACAGCCATCAGCTCCTATGCTTGTCTGTCCCAAATGTTTCTCATCCATGCATTCTCTGCCATGGAGTCAGGGGTGCTGGTGGCCATGGCCTTGGATCGCTTTGTGGCTATCTGCAACCCATTGCATTATGCAACCATCCTTACCCTTGAGGTTGTTGCCAAGATTGGAGGCCTAGTGGCACTGCGAGGTGTGGGTTTAACCATCTTCTTTCCGAGCCTGGCCTGTCGACTGTCTTTCTGTGCTTCGCACACAATTGCTTACACTTACTGTGAGCACATGTCAGTGGTGAAGCTGGCTTGCGGGGCCACAACTGTGGATAGTCTCTATGCTTTTGCTGTGGCAATCTTTCTTGGTGTGGGGGATGTGGCCTTTATTGCATACTCTTATGGACAGATTGTGAAGACAGTGATGCGTTTTCCTTCCCCTGAGGCACGTGGCAAAGCAGGAAGCACATGCACAGCCCATGTCTGCGTCATCCTCTTCTTTTATGGACCTGGCTTTCTTTCTGTGGTCATGCAGCGCTTTGGGCCATCCACAGCCTCTGCTGCCAAGGTCATTCTTGCCAATCTCTACTTGCTTTTCCCCCCTGCTTTGGACCCCATCGTATATGGGATTAAGACCAAGCAGATCAGAGAGTGTCTGTTAACAATTATAGGCTCCAAGAAGATTGAACCCTCTTGA
- the Or52l1 gene encoding olfactory receptor Olr196: protein MALSNSSWRQPQPPFFLVGVPGLEESQHWIALPLGVLYLLALVGNVTIIFIIWTDSSLHQPMYLFLAMLAAIDLVLASSTAPKALTVLLAHAHEIGYIVCLTQMFFIHAFSSMESGILVAMALDRYVAICHPLHHSTILHPGIIGRIGMVVLVRGLVLLVPFPILLQKVVFCRATVISHAYCEHMAVVKLACSETTVNRAYGLSVALLVVGLDVLAISISYALILQAVLKVPGGEARLKAFSTCGSHVCVILIFYVPGMFSFLTHRFGHHVPHHVHVLLATLYLLVPPALNPLVYGVKTRQIRQRVLRVFYTKASS from the coding sequence ATGGCTCTTAGCAACTCCAGCTGGAGGCAACCCCAGCCCCCTTTCTTCCTAGTAGGTGTTCCGGGCTTGGAGGAAAGTCAGCACTGGATAGCATTGCCTCTGGGGGTCCTTTACCTCCTTGCTCTAGTGGGCAATGTGACAATTATCTTCATTATCTGGACTGACTCATCCTTGCACCAACCTATGTACCTCTTCCTGGCCATGCTTGCTGCTATTGATCTGGTCCTGGCCTCCTCCACTGCGCCTAAAGCTCTCACTGTGCTTCTGGCTCACGCCCATGAGATTGGGTACATTGTCTGCCTCACTCAGATGTTTTTCATTCATGCCTTCTCCTCGATGGAGTCAGGCATACTTGTGGCCATGGCTCTGGATCGCTATGTTGCCATCTGCCACCCTCTGCATCATTCTACCATCCTGCATCCGGGGATTATTGGGCGCATCGGGATGGTGGTGCTGGTGCGGGGATTGGTCCTCCTTGTCCCATTCCCCATCCTGTTGCAGAAAGTTGTCTTCTGCAGAGCCACTGTCATAAGCCATGCCTATTGTGAACATATGGCTGTGGTAAAACTTGCCTGTTCGGAAACCACAGTGAATCGAGCTTATGGGCTGTCAGTGGCACTGCTGGTGGTTGGGCTAGATGTCCTGGCCATTAGCATTTCCTATGCCCTCATCCTCCAGGCAGTGCTGAAGGTTCCAGGAGGTGAAGCCAGACTTAAGGCCTTCAGCACATGTGGATCTCATGTTTGTGTTATTCTCATCTTCTATGTCCCTGGAATGTTCTCCTTCCTCACTCACCGCTTTGGCCACCATGTTCCCCATCATGTCCACGTTCTGCTGGCCACTCTCTATCTCCTTGTGCCACCTGCCCTCAATCCTCTTGTTTATGGGGTGAAGACTCGACAGATCCGCCAGCGAGTGCTCAGGGTGTTCTACACAAAAGCATCGAGTTGA